The Methanobrevibacter sp. DNA segment AGAATTTCGTTCTTTTCTTTTTCATTTTCTAATTGTTCTTTGAGTGCTAATATATCATCGTCCCATTGTTCTGCAACTGCATGCAATTCTGATTTAACAGATGCACGTTCTGAATCAATAGTCAATAATCTTGCATCAGCATTTGAAATAATCTGTTGAGGAGTACCTTCAACATCACCTACTTCAATTCTCTCAAAGTCAAATTTACGAAGTGTTGAATAAACATCATCACTATATTCTTTTAATGTTACTACGACGATAATTTCTCCTTCTTTATCATCCATAGGAACAGTAAAAACATCTAATTCATCTGTCAAGTTACTTAATTCATTTTTGATTTCTGAAGTAGATCCAGCATCAATCCTTCCAACAGTAGTAGAAGTGTACTTTGAATCTTTTAAAAGAGCTAAATCCATGTCAAAATTAGATAAGCGATTAGCCAAACTTTTATTAGACTTGAGTTCACTTGTTTCGGAGTCGAGTGCGGATAGTTTTTCCTCTATAACACTTGTTTTAGCCTCCACCTGAGCTAGAGTGTCTTCAGCTTTTTCAATAAAAGCTTCAGTATCTAAAGCTTCAACTTCTTTTTGAACAGGTAAATCTGGACTAATAAAAGACATCAATGTGTCTTTTAACCCATGGCCTTCTGATAAAGAATTTCCTAATAGTTCAGATATACCATTGGTTTTCATAAGAAGAGAAGATAATTTACCAGTATATGGAGTGGCTTTAGCAGGAGTTACTAATTCCGCTAATTCAGGATCTTGCTGAACGCTATCAGAAATATCACTGATTTGTATAAGTCCTGACTCATGGAGAGCATCCACTGTAGGAGCTACATACTTATCAAGTGTAACAATTCTAATTTTACGCATTCTAGCTGTCTTGAACATATAATCTCACACTACAAAATATTTTTGACAATAATGGAAGCAGCTTCATCAACATTTGCCATAGCTTTATCTTTAAGGGATTTAACTTCCACTTTGGATTGCTCAGCAATTGTTTGTGCTTCTTTTTTAGCTTTATCTTCTGCATCAAAAACAGTATCTTTAGCGTCGTCTTCTGCTTGCAATTTAGCTTGAGAAATGATTTCTTCAGCTTTAACTTGTGATTCATTGATTAACTCTTGTGATTGAGCTTCTGAATCAACAATAAGTTGTTCAGCATCAGATTCAGCTTTTTTTATCATTGCGATTGCGTCTGATATCTCTGCCATAATTAATCACCATGGTGTATTTATTTTTGTTGTGTAATATATATATCTTTTACTATTCAATTTTGTTTAAAGTTCGTAAAATCGAATTTTGAATTAAAAAAAGTATTTAAAAAATAATAATTGCATGAAAATTTTTAATAAAAAAAAGAATAAAAGATAAATAAATTATCTGTAAAACCATTTCAAAATACTAGGCGGTAATTTTTGCAAATAAGCAAGAATTGCAATTATAATAATAATTAAACCCACAATAGCAAATTCTAAATTGTAAGGATGAGACAGTAACATGTATCCGCTAACACCTATAACAATCCCTTCAAAAAAGAAAACCGCTTTGGTCCAACTTGGGTTAAACAATATAATAAAGTAAGCAACAGCTATCAATATTAAAATAATTGCAGTAGCCATAACATCATTTGTAATAGGCTGGTGTCTTAAGAATGGAGAAATCCCCCATACAACCAACATTAAAGCTAACATTACTCCAAGTAATTTAAACATTTTAATATTCGCCATAATAACACTCAATTTTACTTTTAACTTCATAATATTTATATTATTTCATATCAATTAATGTATATGGAACGAGCAGTTTGGATAATTTTAAACAAAAATTTCTCACTTACACTTGACGGAGAAATTAAAAATGATAAAGTAACTGACAAAAAATTCTCACCGGGCAATGATATCTGGACAGAAGAGATTCCTCGTCTGGGATTTAGTGATGAGAATGTTCAAAAAGACTATAATGAATTTGTCTCAGACATTTTTACATTATTTACAGAACCCCTTGCCAACGAAGTGTTCATTAACGCAAAAATTGGTGAAGAATCCGAGTATGTTAATTGTAAAAATCCATTGGTTATCAGAAAAATAGAAGAATATAGTGTTGATGAAATTATACAAGACGAGTAGCCTGTTTTAGTATTTCATCCATATCACTAAATTCTAAAGGCTCACCATTGTCTGCTACGGTTTCGGTGGTAATCAAAACATTTGGTGAAGCCCAAATAAATGAATATGCAAAATAAATTACATTTATAAAGATAACTATACCAATGAATGACAAGGCAACTATCAAGCATACTGCATGTATTAAAAGATTTCCGTACCTTCTTTTTTTCATCAAAATATAGTTATCCTGTTTTTCAAGTGTCTTGAATTTATTTTCAGACAAATCTTTTTCCAGTTTATCCATTTGCTTGGAATTATCTGCACTTAAAATATATAAACTCATTTTAATCTTTGTAAACTACAAATTCATCTAATTGTTTTCTTGGAGTTTCCCTTGGCTCAGCATTTCCATAGCCCAATGGAGAGAAAAGAACTGCTTCCTCATTTTCTTTTAAATCTAAAAACTCATGAGCTTTATACTTCTTGAATGCACCAATGTAACAAGTTCCAAGACCAACATCTGCCGCTGCAAGAATCATATGGTCCATAACTATTGTTGCATCGATGTCAGCTATATTTTTTTGATCCCAAGGCCTTGTCCATGCCTCATTTATAACTGCAACTACACAC contains these protein-coding regions:
- a CDS encoding V-type ATP synthase subunit H, whose amino-acid sequence is MAEISDAIAMIKKAESDAEQLIVDSEAQSQELINESQVKAEEIISQAKLQAEDDAKDTVFDAEDKAKKEAQTIAEQSKVEVKSLKDKAMANVDEAASIIVKNIL
- a CDS encoding nitroreductase family protein, with product MEFIDVINERYSVRGYLDKEVEKEKLDYVLNAATIAPTGVNAQPFKVYVIDTKKYKDELSEIYGAKWFVEAPYVLCVVAVINEAWTRPWDQKNIADIDATIVMDHMILAAADVGLGTCYIGAFKKYKAHEFLDLKENEEAVLFSPLGYGNAEPRETPRKQLDEFVVYKD